One genomic region from bacterium encodes:
- the aroQ gene encoding type II 3-dehydroquinate dehydratase, with protein sequence MAHTILVINGPNLNRLGMREPHIYGSETLDELNARIRARAQDLGLQAEFFQSNHEGALIDRLHAHGPVEGIVLNPGGLAHTSVSLRDAVASLSIPVIEVHISNIHAREPFRHTSLLSGACRGVIVGLGTYGYLLAVDCMARLILDR encoded by the coding sequence GTGGCGCATACGATTCTGGTAATCAACGGCCCCAATCTCAACCGTCTGGGAATGCGCGAGCCGCACATCTATGGCTCCGAGACACTGGATGAACTCAACGCCCGGATCCGCGCGCGCGCCCAGGATCTGGGCCTGCAGGCCGAGTTTTTCCAGTCCAACCACGAGGGGGCATTGATCGACCGTCTCCACGCCCATGGCCCCGTTGAGGGGATCGTCCTCAATCCCGGCGGACTGGCGCACACCTCCGTCTCGTTGCGCGACGCCGTGGCGTCGCTCTCGATCCCGGTCATCGAAGTCCACATCTCCAACATTCACGCCCGCGAGCCCTTCCGCCACACCTCGTTGCTGTCGGGCGCCTGCCGCGGGGTCATCGTCGGGTTGGGCACTTACGGTTACCTGCTGGCGGTCGACTGCATGGCGCGCCTGATCCTCGACCGTTAG
- a CDS encoding shikimate kinase, with protein sequence MFETTRRHIYLAGFMGTGKTAVGERLAARLGWHFIDLDAMIVALRHRGIPEIFRSEGESGFRHLESRALRLAAVSPHTVIALGGGTPLRPANVNVVRATGRCWLLTAEPGAIWDRVRHTLAERPLLADVTTLSGDDAARRRRFEEVIAPLLAERRAAYERIADFTIDTTRLSVDEVVSRIESDFHAATQRQDHP encoded by the coding sequence ATGTTTGAGACCACGCGCCGTCACATCTACCTCGCCGGATTCATGGGCACCGGCAAGACCGCCGTCGGCGAGCGTCTCGCCGCCCGACTGGGCTGGCATTTCATCGACTTGGATGCGATGATCGTCGCCCTGCGCCATCGCGGCATCCCGGAGATCTTCCGTAGTGAAGGGGAGTCGGGCTTCCGGCATCTCGAGTCGCGCGCGCTGCGTCTGGCGGCTGTTTCACCCCACACGGTGATCGCGCTGGGGGGTGGGACACCGTTGCGGCCAGCGAACGTCAACGTCGTGCGTGCCACCGGCCGCTGCTGGCTTTTGACCGCCGAGCCGGGCGCCATCTGGGACCGTGTCCGGCACACCTTGGCCGAGCGGCCGTTGTTGGCCGACGTGACGACACTCTCCGGCGATGATGCCGCGCGTCGGAGGCGTTTCGAGGAAGTTATTGCGCCGCTCCTGGCCGAACGACGCGCCGCCTACGAGCGCATCGCCGACTTCACCATCGACACAACGCGTCTGTCGGTGGATGAAGTGGTCTCCCGCATCGAATCCGACTTTCACGCCGCCACCCAGCGTCAGGATCATCCATGA
- the aroB gene encoding 3-dehydroquinate synthase: protein MSATRPLRPTLIGQTPGARVPVYLRPDIATLLPRLLGKVPASTTALVVVTDMTVARLHLGPLNRALTAAGWRVDRYVLPPGERIKTRAVVDSLHERWFRQGYDRSTPVIAFGGGTVGDAAGFAAATFMRGLPLWQAPTTIVGQVDSALGGKVGINHRLGKNLIGCFYQPTGVVIDPTLLATLPSRELRAGLAEVVKYGVIDDPALFETCERRLPSWVRGDRPIDAAVIAACAAIKLRIVEADEHDRGLRHRLNFGHTLGHALEAWGKYRIFRHGEAVTLGMVGVASIAAARGVFPSSDLARLESLCRPLAPSIWSPRFVPEAVIAHLALDKKRQGGRNTWLLPRRIGAVASVRDVADNEIVEALRYVRRWLDSTK from the coding sequence ATGAGCGCCACACGTCCGCTTCGTCCCACCCTCATCGGACAGACGCCCGGCGCGCGTGTGCCGGTCTATCTCCGTCCGGACATTGCCACGCTGCTGCCGCGATTGCTCGGCAAAGTTCCGGCGTCGACCACGGCGCTGGTGGTGGTGACCGATATGACCGTGGCGCGTCTCCACCTGGGACCGCTGAACCGTGCCCTGACCGCCGCGGGATGGCGGGTCGACCGCTACGTTCTGCCGCCGGGTGAGCGCATCAAGACCCGCGCCGTGGTCGATTCCCTCCATGAGCGCTGGTTTCGTCAGGGCTACGATCGCTCCACTCCGGTCATCGCCTTCGGAGGCGGGACAGTCGGCGACGCCGCCGGCTTTGCCGCCGCCACCTTCATGCGCGGCCTGCCGCTGTGGCAGGCGCCGACCACCATCGTCGGACAAGTCGATTCCGCTCTCGGCGGCAAAGTCGGCATCAACCACCGACTGGGGAAAAACCTGATCGGCTGTTTCTATCAGCCCACCGGGGTGGTCATCGATCCGACTCTGCTTGCGACCTTGCCATCGCGCGAACTGCGCGCCGGGCTGGCGGAGGTGGTGAAATACGGCGTCATCGATGATCCGGCGTTGTTTGAGACATGCGAGCGACGTCTCCCGTCCTGGGTGCGCGGGGACCGTCCCATCGATGCCGCGGTAATCGCCGCCTGCGCCGCCATCAAACTGCGGATCGTCGAGGCCGATGAACACGACCGCGGATTGCGGCACCGGCTCAATTTCGGCCATACGCTCGGCCACGCGCTCGAGGCATGGGGCAAGTACCGTATCTTCCGCCATGGGGAGGCGGTCACGTTGGGAATGGTGGGGGTCGCTTCCATCGCGGCGGCACGGGGAGTCTTCCCGTCGTCGGATCTCGCGCGGCTGGAGTCGCTCTGCAGGCCGCTGGCGCCTTCGATCTGGTCCCCGCGTTTTGTGCCCGAAGCGGTCATCGCGCATCTGGCGCTGGACAAGAAACGCCAGGGTGGACGCAACACCTGGCTGTTGCCGCGGCGCATCGGGGCAGTGGCGAGCGTGCGCGATGTGGCCGACAATGAAATAGTGGAGGCGCTGCGGTACGTGCGGCGCTGGTTGGACTCGACCAAGTGA